GCTGCGGAGCGTCAGATAGGCGGTCCGGCGCGGAGATAGGTAACGGCTCACGGGTTCTGAActttaaatgttttcctttacCCTTACTAATAGACTTTCACTGAATTGGGGCTCTGTGGGAATCGTACCCCGACGTTGCGCGCCGAGTAGTGTGACTGGTCACAAGGGGCACAGAGGGCTATTTAACTGGTCATGTGACTAGCAGCATAAAAGTCTAACTGGTCTATACaatgggggtagaagggtagagctggtcatgtgactggcaccatagaagtgtaactggtctatacaatgggggtagaagggtagaactggtcatgtgactggcaccatagaagtgtaactggtctatacaatgggggtagaagggtagaattggtcatgtgactggcaccatagaagtgtaactggtctatacaatgggggtagaagggtagaattggtcatgtgactggcaccatagaagtgtaactggtctatacaatgggggtagaagggtagaactggtcatgtgactggcaccatagaagtgtaactggtctatacaatgggggtagaagggtagaGCTGTTCATGTGACTGGCACCATAGAAGTGTAACTGGTCTATACaatgggggtagaagggtagaattggtcatgtgactggcaccatagaagtgtaactggtctatacaatgggggtagaagggtagagctggtcatgtgactggctccatagaagtgtaactggtctatacaatgggggtagaagggtagagctggtcatgtgactggctccatagaagtgtaactggtctatacaatgggggtagaagggtagaaCTGGTCATGTGACTGGCACCATAGAAATGTTACTGGTCTTTACaatgggggtagaagggtagaattggtcatgtgactggcaccatagaagtgtaactggtctatacaatgggggtagaagggtagagctggtcatgtgactggctccatagaagtgtaactggtctatacaatgggggtagaagggtagaaCTGGTCATGTGACTGGCACCATAGAAGTGTAACTGCTCTATACAATGGGGGTGGAAGGGTAGAACTGGTCATCTTACTGGCACCATAGAAGTGTAACTGGTCTATACAATGGGGGTGGAAGGGTAGAACTGGTCATCTTACTGGCACCATAGAAGTGTAACTGGTCTTTACAATGGAGGTAGAAGGGCAGAACTGGTCATGTGACTGGCACCATAGAAGTGTAACTGGTCTTTACaatgggggtagaagggtagaaCTGGTCATGTGACTGGCACCACAGAAGTGTAAGTGGTCACAATGGGGCTAGAAGGGTAGAATTGGTCATGTGACTGGCACCATAGAAGTGTACGTGGTCACAAAGGGTACAAAAGGCTAGAAATGGTCATGTGACTGGCACCATAGAAATGTTACTGGTCACaatgggggtagaagggtagaaCTGGTCATGTGACGGGCACCATAGAAGTGTAACTGGTCTATACATtgggggtagaagggtagaaCTGGTCATGTGACTGGCACCACAGAAGTGTAAGTGGTCACAATGGGGCTAGAAGGGTAGAATTGGTCATGTGACTGGCACCATAGAAGTGTACGTGGTCACAAAGGGTACAAAAGGCTAGAAATGGTCATGTGACTGGCACCATAGAAATGTTACTGGTCACaatgggggtagaagggtagaactggtcatgtgactggcaccatagaagtgtaactggtctatacaatgggggtagaagggtagaaCTGGTCATGTGACTGGCACCACAGAAGTGTAAGTGGTCACAATGGGGCTAGAAGGGTAGAATTGGTCATGTGACTGGCACCATAGAAGTGTACGTGGTCACAAAGGGTACAAAAGGCTAGAAATGGTCATGTGACTGGCACCATAGAAATGTTACTGGTCACaatgggggtagaagggtagaactggtcatgtgactggcaccatagaagtgtaactggtctatacaatgggggtagaagggtagaactggtcatgtgactggctccatagaagtgtaactggtctatacaatgggggtagaagggtagagctggtcatgtgactggctccatagaagtgtaactggtctatacaatgggggtagaagggtagagctggtcatgtgactggcaccatagaagtgtaactggtctatacaatgggggtagaagggtagaactggtcatgtgactggcaccatagaagtgtaactggtctatacaatgggggtagaagggtagaactggtcatgtgactggcaccatagaagtgtaactggtctatacaatgggggtagaagggtagaGCTGTTCATGTGACTGGCACCATAGAAGTGTAACTGGTCTATACaatgggggtagaagggtagaactggtcatgtgactggctccatagaagtgtaactggtctatacaatgggggtagaagggtagaactggtcatgtgactggctccatagaagtgtaactggtctatacaatgggggtagaagggtagaactggtcatgtgactggcaccatagaagtgtaactggtctataaaatgggggtagaagggtagaactggtcatgtgactggcaccatagaagtgtaactggtctatacaatgggggtagaagggtagaactggtcatgtgactggctccatagaagtgtaactggtctatacaatgggggtagaagggtagaactggtcatgtgactggcaccatagaagtgtaactggtctatacaatgggggtagaagggtagaactggtcatgtgactggcaccatagaagtgtaactggtctatacaatgggggtagaagggtagaGCTGTTCATGTGACTGGCTCCATAGAAGTGTAACTGGTCTATACaatgggggtagaagggtagaactggtcatgtgactggcaccatagaagtgtaactggtctatacaatgggggtagaagggtagaaCTGGTCATGTGACTGGCACCATAGAAGTGTAACTGGTCTTTACAATGGGGTAGAAGGGTAGAACTGGTCATGTAACTGGCACCATAGAAGTGTAACTGGTCTATACaatgggggtagaagggtagaGCTGTTCATGTGACTGGCTCCATAGAAGTGTAACTGGTCTATACaatgggggtagaagggtagaGCTGGTTATGTGACTGGCTCCATAGAAGTGTAACTGGTCTATACaatgggggtagaagggtagaactggtcatgtgactggctccatagaagtgtaactggtctatacaatgggggtagaagggtagaGCTGGTCATGTGACTGGCTCAATAGAAGTGTAACTGTTCTTTACaatgggggtagaagggtagaaCTGGTCACAATGGGAGTACTACTAATCATTGCATAAGTTACTGTATGATTAATTTTATTACCCCCCCCAGCTGCCCTGTAAACTCACAACCTCATTTACTGTAAATCCTCACTGTGCTCTTTTTACTCACAGGTTTTTCTCTGTATGTGTGATGCCGAGTTCCGCCATGAAGAAAAAGGTATCTGTATTATCAAGATATATTTGTGGGCCTTAGTGTAATAATTCCTTGGGCTTACAGCCAGACCAGGTGACCTTTCTAGGTGGGATAGCCTTGCCCTAATAGGTGCATATGCTGCATGGAGTGCCCCGTGCCAAATAATAGCCAAGTGCTGAATGGTAGAGCCTGGAGAGGCTATGGCCATACAGTACTAGTAAGATTTGTTGTTAGTATGATTATTCAATGGCTCCTGCTCTCTTCCAGGTTCTGTTGATGGGAAAGAGTGGGTCTGGAAAGACCAGCATGAGATCTATCATCTTCGCCAATTATATTGCTCGCGACACTCGGCGGCTGGGGGCCACAAGTAAGCACTAAAGAGAATGAGAATAGGAGGAGCAAGTGTTCAGTTCTGCTATATTTCCTGAGGCTTATAGGAACCAGTGGGTAAAATCGAGACCACGCCCCCATCTTAAAGATTCCCACACCCCATCATTTTATAGGTGTTGTTTCCCTTTATGAAATAATAAAGAATTGCACAAAACCTTCAGCTTATAGGAAAAATTTCAATCATAGGCTCCAACAGAAGGGGATAATTGTTATTACCAATCTTTTTACGTAGGGGGTTACTATAGTAAGTGGAACGCTGACTTTCTTTTTGTGACTCCTGTAGAGTGTAATCTTCATTTCTTTATCTTGCAGTCGATGTGGAGCACTCTCACGTGCGCTTCTTGGGCAACTTGGTCCTCAACCTGTGGGACTGTGGTGGGTAAGTTAAAGAACGGCAAGGAGCACCTTCAGGGTGGGATTGTATTGGCACGGCCATCGTTCAACTCCAATTCTCCACTCCCAGGCAGGACACCTTTATGGAAAACTACTTCACCAGTCAGCGGGACAACATCTTCCGCAACGTGGAGGTCCTTATCTATGTGTTTGATGTGGAGAGCAGAGAGCTGGAGAAGGACATGCACTACTATCAATCCTGCCTAGAGGCTATCCTGCAGAACTCACCCGATGCCAAAGTCTTCTGCTTGGTGCACAAGATGGACCTGGTGCAGGAAGATCAGCGGGACCTTGTAAGGAGCCTGAAGAGCTGTTTAGAAAGAACATGCAGTTTTAAGAACAAATGCCATTTTGTCCTATTATGtactaatatattatattttaccccctgttgtaaaatataaggatattataagtcactgaggagttccatgaccttataaaagcacaagactgttggcaccatttataaggatattatatacaggatattaatggcttttttatatccttataaacagtgcttagtgatgtcatcagttttaattgaagcttagtgatgtaattgctgtcacatgactcaacgaaacttgtatattataataaagtacccccgttgtaaaatatgaggatattagaagtcaccgaggagttccatgacctgtataaaagaacaaggctgaaggccatggtcatggaactcctcggtgacttttagcgaataaagtaccccctgttgtaaaatataaggatattataagatCACTGGAGGCTTTTTAATTCCACTAGGCTTGTTTTTAATGTTGGGCTTTCTTTATTGGGCTTCTGCTTTGCATAATTACTGCATATTTGGAAAGAGtcaggttgattttttttttttttataattgtttgtACTTTTATTCTCCCCTCCTGCTTTAGATATTTAAAGAGCGGGAGGAGGATCTCCGGCGCCTGTCCCGGCCTTTGGACTGTGCTTGCTTTAGGACTTCTATCTGGGATGAAACTCTGTACAAGGTACGTTTAGCATCTATTACAGGGTTCCTTATCCCTTGCCCCCTCACCTAGTCACGGGATCCAGGGAGCTAACATCCTTCCCTTTGTGCCTTTCTTCCCCCGCAGGCGTGGTCCAGTATAGTCTACCAGCTCATTCCCAACGTACAGCAGCTGGAGTCCAACCTGCGGAACTTTGCTCAGATTATTGAGGCCGACGAGGTGCTGCTGTTCGAGAGAGCAACGTTTCTGGTGAGCCCCCCCGCCCACTAAGGTCTATCtatataaattagggatgcaaCGAACCAAACCCTTCAAAAAatggctggatttggcccgaatcccgaaccgaatccgaaatttggtgcatccctaatataaatccTATACAAGCTTGTCTTTACTAATGTCATTTCGTAGGTCATTTCCCATTACCAATGCAAGGAACAGCGGGACATCCACCGATTTGAAAAGATCAGcaatataataaaacaattcaAGCTAAGCTGCAGGTAAGAGGCTCAGTAAAGAACgcctgcatcccccccccccctgttcatCTTCTGATTTTGGCCAGATTCCTAAAAACCTCTTCTCCTTGTTTATACCAGTAAACTGGCCGCCTCCTTTCAGAGCATGGAGGTGCGAAATTCCAACTTCGCCGCCTTCATTGACATCTTTACCTCTAACACCTACGTGATGGTCGTGATGTCGGACCCCTCAATCCGTGAGTCTGGGAGATTTGCTTCCTTTCCCCTTTTTTCTGCAGCTCTAAGGAGAAATGTGTCCTATTGAAAAGCCAATGAAGGTTCAGTCGATCTAAcagtagtgtttcaggctgatttattgaaaatttctccaaaaacccctcTAGTCCCGCCTATCTGTTCCACTCCATGCTGCCTCCTTTCCTAGACTGTGCAGGGAGGCTGGCGGCActttaggataggaaccaatcggcagctaggctgacctaataaggaactgcagcctgtctttgcttgtgtgacttcagggctgtgattggctatccccctcctactgtgcttctggcaaggaccgttaggacacgcccacccctcatttgaaacacagacacctgagaggatctatagggagctccaataaaggggccattgttacagataggattaatgtttagcccaaagggaaaccagcaccgtatattattcataattattattattattattattattaataacatttatttataaagcaccaacatattccgcagcgctgtacaataagtgggttacatacattggacatacagagtaacatataaagcaatcaataactgatacaagcggtgaagagagccctgcccaaaagagcttacaagctACCTACAACATTATTCCctacatgtctcctttaaaatgtttgttttatcaCTGTGGTCCCTCAGTCTAACATTTTCCCATGGTGCAACCAACTACCCCCTTCTCCTTCAGATAAATATTCTCTCTTCACCTATACTGTCCTGTCAGTGCCCAATACTGATATTTACTACTACCACTTGGGGGGGTGGTTTATCAAAGATCGACTTTTCGAGTTTTGATACGagttattttgcacttaataaatttgAATTCCAGTTATGGTGCAAAAAATTCcagttaagtgcaaaaaaaccccaaaaactcgaatgtaaacaTTCGCCGTGTCAAGAAGAAGCCATTGGGAGTTGTCGTAGGGAAAGTCAAGCtggtaaactcgaaaaatttgagatattcaaatgttttagtcgcacaagttttccttattaataaataggcGACCATTccatatgcgagtttattcgattaTCGAATTCACGAACTCGGAAATCGATAACTACACCCATTAGTGTTATTAATACTGTTACTTTGAATCTCCCCGACAGCCTCGGCGGCGACTCTTATCAATATCCGCAACGCCAGGAAGCACTTTGAGAAGCTGGAGCGCGTCGACGGCCCCAAACACAGCCTGCTCATGCGTTGAGCCGCCATTGGGAACAGTTTAATTCTGTTGGAGCCGAGCTCGGTTTCTCCACCCATCCTTCCTTTGAGCAGTCTCCTGGAGTAGCCCTCTTTGTTACATAAAGGCTTCTTCAGGAGCAGCCATTCTCCTTGGGATCACTACTCGCTGCAGCCTCACTGTGCAATTCATGTACTGTTACACAGTTTATCTGCCGAGGCTGAACCTTCCCGCTGTCAGACTCACTGGCTTCCCTCATTCATTGCATTATTTGTGCTTTGCTGCTCTGAGCCCCTTCCCACTGACTGAACTGCCTCATTGCTAGTGCACATACAAAGAGAGGAAACGTTCTCTCAAGGTTCAATTCCCCCCTTAGTCCCCCAACTTTAAGTTCATTGGACAGTTGGCTTGCCCTTTAGTTGTGGATGAATTGAATCTTGCTGTGGTTTATAGTGTTAGGTTAACATCCTTCTGTTAATGAGTACGAGGCTCTACATTCAGTGTATTGTAAGCTttggaataaaatatttatacctAACGACGTGTTCATACAGTAAACGCCCAAAAAGACTGTTGTGCATAGCCCAGGTACACTTTgtgcattaaagggatactgtcatgatttttatggggtattttttatttctaaatgacactgttacacagtaAATAATTCCCTcggccatttaacattttattcttcaaccaacaaatgtatttgtagctgtaatattggtgtgtaggtgccatctcagtgcattgtgcctgagtctgaattgtacctactgggagctgctatcttgctccccttccattgttctgctgattggctgctgggggggggggatatcactccaacttgcagcgcagcagtaaagtgtgcctgagtctgagctttcagaaggagccagcgctacacattagaactgctttcagctaacctattgtttctcctactcccatgtaactggaggagtcccaagccggacttggatttcttactattgagtgctattctgatacctactgggagctgctatcttgctcccttcccattgttctgctgattggctgctgggggtgagaggggggggatatcactccaacttgcagcgcagcagtaaagtgtgactgagtctgagctttcagaaggagccggtgctacacattagaactggtttcagctaacctattgtttctcctactcccatgtaactggaggagtcccaagccggacttggatttcttactattgagtgctattctgatacctactgggagctgctatcttgctcccttcccattgttctgctgattggctgctgggggtgagaggggggggatatcactccaacttgcagcgcagcagtaaagtgtgactgagtctgagctttcagaaggagccggtgctacacattagaactgctttcagctaacctattgtttctcctactcccatgtaactggaggagtcccaagccggacttggatttcttactattgagtgctattctgatacctactgggagctgctaggTGCACCCTTCTCAGCTTCCCCATGTTCCACACGTATTACTGTATGGATGTATGATGATATATAAGGGTGAATTAAGCTCACAGCAACCATTTAGCAATGAGTTACTATTAAACtcttacccctatatgtaataaaaggcactacgtttgcccagtagcagtaacctatagcaaccaataatatgtttgcttttaaacaggtgaccagtaaattctacctgctgattagttgttgTAGGttactgttaaaggaaaactacacccccaaacaatgtgggtctctataaaaagatattgcataaacagctcatatgtaaaactcttcttcatctaaataaaccattttcatataaatatactattttagtagtatgtgccattgggtaatcctaaataggaaactgccattttaagtactaagggccgccccctgggatcataggattcacaatgcacacaaacaagccaaggcacacatacatgctaggccccatcagccaatgaatgggcagagttctgccttttcctcccacactacttcctgttacagttagagctgcatcacttcctgtcagctgatctctggggaagcacacagcccatcacaaaatggcggctcaagggaaaggatgtaaaagggcaatatttactgatatatatattccagtttggggagaatcTTTAGTAGGCCActgaacataatataaactgtctgttggttacgtattcattctgggggtgtagtttacctttaaagcgTTATGGGATTAAGGAAAAGGCAACATTGGCATTAATGAGACAGGAAATACAAGATGGCGGGATGGGCTTGGGTACAGtcaactgggtgaaacaaagaaTGGGGGGGTTTGTGCCAGGATGTCCTTCAGTAGGAAACGTTGGAGAGAATCTTGATGGTTAAGTGCTAAGTGGGGGGTGTGGCCTAAAGCATTTGTCGGGCAATACAACTAGCcatatttcatttaaaataattattatatatatataaaaaaatagaaatgcaaaGCAGTCACAGAGACAGATATTTATTACAGATTAAAGAAAAGCCTTGCATCAATCATGGTTCtgcacattaaaaacaaaatatatacataaaggaTGTATAGAAATATAACtattataaaatattcatttatttatttcatcccccccgtgaggcatgctgggagctgtagtccagcaacatcagggttgtattcttaaagcaatattgcacaataaaactttcccagctctctagggcccgcattggcagcattgaaatgcaaaagaatcctccaatgagaatcccagctgatctgtataaatctggctccctgttctctgttcctgcaattggagttgggagcattaagcacagtttcccagcactgaacaagtctgtccctttatccccatgtctgattcctgtgccatataatgacgggaaaatgacatcattatctctatatgtaaggtaccagcaaggggcctgacacagtgctgggaatcagcattctcattggtcacttctcttgcattaaTAATGAGGTCTACCCAGCGTAATACTAATATTTGATTAAGTTTTATACATATGATCTTATTAGTGATGTAACATCAGAAATAGGCTCTTCATATCGGCCACTGTGCTATTCAAATACATTATAAGGGCTGTTACCAAGTAATGACTCTGAAGTTGTAATACAGAAATCCGTATATATATAATACGACCAGTGCAGGTAATCCGAAGAACATAAGGGCGTTTTGCCAGCGACcctgaaaaagaaaaagtataaaataaaccCTAAATCTGTtgtccctgggtacccctggaactatagcggggtgactgttaccccaatgtttctatatatctgtaaccttgttatgggctaagggggcccagcctgaaggccagttagggggggatttggggtgagtgcttatttgtgccctgggtacccctggaactatagcggggtgactgttaccccaatgtttctatatatctgtaaccttgttatgggctaagggggcccagcctgaaggccagttagggggggatttggggtgagtgcttatttgtgccctgggtacccctggaactatagcggggtgactgttaccccaatgtttctatatatctgtaaccttgttatgggctaagggggcccagcctgaaggccagttagggggagatttggggtgagtgcttatttgtgccctgggtacccctggaactatagcggggtgactgttaccccaatgtttctatatatctgtaaccttgttatgggctaagggggctcagcctgaaggccagttaggggggatttggggtgagtgcttatttgttccctgggtacccctggaactatagcggggtgactgttaccccaatgtttctatatatctgtaaccttgttatgggctaagggggcccagcctgaaggccagttaggggggatttggggtgagtgcttatttgtgccctgggtacccctggaactatagcagggtgactgttaccccaatgtttctatatatctgtaaccttgttatgggctaagggggcccagcctgaaggccagttagggggggatttggggtgagtgcttatttgtgccctgggtacccctggaactatagcagggtgactgttaccccaatgtttctatatatctgtaaccttgttatgggctaaggggcccagcctgaaggccagttagggggggatttggggtgcccttatttgtgccctgggtacccctggaactatagcggggtgactgttacccccaatgtttctatatatctgtaaccttgttatgggctaagggggcccagcctgaaggccagttagggggcatttggggtgagtgcttatttgtgccctgggtacccctggaactatagcagggtgactgttaccccaatgtttctatatatctgtaaccttgttatgggctaagggggcccagcctgaaggccagttagggggggatttggggtgagtgcttatttgtgccctgggtacccctggaactatagcagggtgactgttaccccaatgtttctatatatctgtaaccttgttatgggctaagggggcccagcctgaaggccagttagggggcatttggggtgagtgcttatttgtgccctgggtacccctggaactatagcagggtgactgttaccccaatgtttctatatatctgtaaccttgttatgggctaagggggcccagcctgaaggccagttagggggggatttggggtgagtgcttatttgtgccctgggtacccctggaactatagtggggtgactgttaccccaatgtttctatatatctgtaaccttgttatgggctaagggggcccagcctgaaggccagttagggggcatttggggtgagtgcttatttgtgccctgggtacccctggaactatagcagggtgactgttaccccaatgtttctatatatctgtaaccttgttatgggctaagggggcccagcctgaaggccagttagggggagatttggggtgagtgcttatttgtgccctgggtacccctggaactatagcggggtgactgttaccccaatgtttctatatatctgtaaccttgttatgggctaagggggctcagcctgaaggccagttaggggggatttggggtgagtgcttatttgttccctgggtacccctggaactatagcggggtgactgttaccccaatgtttctatatatctgtaaccttgttatgggctaagggggcccagcctgaaggccagtta
The genomic region above belongs to Xenopus tropicalis strain Nigerian chromosome 9, UCB_Xtro_10.0, whole genome shotgun sequence and contains:
- the rraga gene encoding Ras-related GTP binding A — translated: MPSSAMKKKVLLMGKSGSGKTSMRSIIFANYIARDTRRLGATIDVEHSHVRFLGNLVLNLWDCGGQDTFMENYFTSQRDNIFRNVEVLIYVFDVESRELEKDMHYYQSCLEAILQNSPDAKVFCLVHKMDLVQEDQRDLIFKEREEDLRRLSRPLDCACFRTSIWDETLYKAWSSIVYQLIPNVQQLESNLRNFAQIIEADEVLLFERATFLVISHYQCKEQRDIHRFEKISNIIKQFKLSCSKLAASFQSMEVRNSNFAAFIDIFTSNTYVMVVMSDPSIPSAATLINIRNARKHFEKLERVDGPKHSLLMR